The nucleotide sequence CTTTGTGAAAAACTTGAGCCCCTCCTCAACCAATCCTCCATGACTACAAGCATTTAAAACACTCAAGAATGTTATTCGGTTTGGTTTCAAACATTCTTTCTgcattctttcaaaattttctaggGCTTCTTTCGCCATTCCATGCATTGCAAATGCGGAGATTATTGATGTCCATGAGACCAAGTTTCTGCTCTTGGCAGCTATTTCTCCAAAGACCCTTGATGCACTCTCTATGCACCCACACTTTGCATAAGTATCAAGAAGGGAAGTTCTAATTCTGATATCAGATGCATTTAATCCACTTTTCTCTCCATATGTGTGGATCAATTGGCAAATCTCAAGAGCCCCAAGATTTGAAATGGCTGGGAAAATGGCTAAAAGTGTTATTTCAGTAGGTTTGATGCCCTCATCTAAAAACATAGTGAGAAACAAAGCTAGAGCTTGCTTGGGTTGATTCATCCGAGTGTATCCGTCAATAATAGTAGTCCATGAAACAACTGTTGGCATTGGCATCTCATCAAGGAGAGAACGAGCAAGATGAAGCTCACCCCGTTTGGCTAGACCAGTAATGAAGACATTCCAAGTAACAGAGTTTCTTACAGGCATTTCATCGAACATTTGCTTAGCTTCAAGAAAAGCCCCACAGGCTGCATACACGTTTAGCAAAACAGTATGTACATAGACGTGAAATTCAAATCCAAGCTTAAGAGTAAGAGCATGGAGTTGAAGTCCCCCCTCGCGGTGCTGTAGATTAGCGCATGCcttgagaaggaaagaaaaggagaaactGTCGAAGGAGAGTGGAGGATAGACATGATGAAGGCGGAGGTGCCTGAAGAGCAAGAAAGCTTCTTGGGGGAAGATGCCAAGAGAATAGTGTCGAAGCAAAACGTTCCAAGATGTAACATCCATACAGTGGGAATGTGCACCAGTGGTGATCAAGTGAGAGTGGAGTTGTTGCATTGCACTGCGTCTGGTTTgttgttgaagaagaagagagagcaAGTTCCTTCGTTGGAGATGGGCAGCCTGCTTGATTGTGCGATTGAGGGTCATTGTTAATGTTAACAGTGGGCAATCCGGTTCCTATCATTCAACTGAGTGTATTTccatataataataaaacaccGGCCATTAACTTATGGTTAATATACTCGTACTTGGGATCTTAATCACCCAAAcattaaatagaattaaataataaataataaataataatattttagcaTAAAGTCTTAATGATACAAAGACGAAATGTGACGTGGGACCACATACACTCCCAAAAGCTTAAGCTAATGGGGGTAGAGGTAGCCCACATACACCCCCACTTAATTGTTAACATCCATGTCAGTGAGCATAGGTGAGCTAGGCCAGAACTCAACAGCTTAGGTTAATGGGGGTAGAAGTAGCTCCACGTATAAGGCCCAACCAATATTAGTAATCAACCGATGTGGCACATTGGACTTCCGGACGACAAAAAGGCCGGTCAGTAGCAAGGCTAACAGCAGCCATAGTtgaatatttaagaaatattctcTATTGACTGAGATTTTGTTCGAGCTGAGATTTATGCAAGCCTTATCAGTCTCTATCCATATccttatttttaacaacaatcATTTTTATCTTGTCTGACCAGGAAAAAAATTACTGTTTTTATTGTATAAAGCAACAAAGACTCGAAGCAACAAAGATTTAAGTtagaaaaagaaagttaaagTTGATTTGATCCATATGTGGCTTCAGTTATGAAACTCTATCTACCAAACATTGGCTTGAGTCTTGACCACCCGTATTCCTCTCCTGCTTACTGTCATGTCATTTACAGAGGAAGGCGAGAAGAAAAAACCTGCATTTGAATGTAGGATATGACATAATCAGGGTTTACCATTCGTcaagttttataatatttgagtTCATTCAAAACTTCTATTAGAACATAATTACCACATCATTCatgaaaagattaaaacatTGATTTTATCTTTAGTTCATTATAATTTGTTGATTTCCTATGTATTAATCCTAACTGAGTaacattagaatttttttttgaatgtttAAAAAACTATGAAAATCTGCGGCAAAatctattaatattttgttagaATTAATACTGTTCTCCTGTGTTCCATACAATATGAAACTGGAGTCCAGCTTCTTCGGGTGAAGGTGTGGCCCCTTCCAGCTACATTTAATATTTGAAGCATAGACACCTTCCTAGAAAAACCTATAGTCAATTGGCCACACGTAGCCTACAGCCTTGATGGATATTTTACCAGACTCTGTCCTGAAACAAAAGTCAAATTTGTCTCTGATTTTTCTAAGCACACAAACTTTCCAAGAAACTCAGGTTGCTAAGGACCGAATACTGGTCCTAATATCCAGAAAAACCTTTTCTAGGAAAATTCAATTGATTATTGATCAGTTTATAGTCTAAAGGGATAGAGGAAACTGGGCATCAGTGTTGTCCAGACAGTTctcaaaaagggaaaatatgatGACCTCCCAAGGTGCCTCAAAAGCCATTCAATTGCTTTTTATTTCTTCTGTTCTTGCTGGCTTTCCTGATCTTGTCTGTGCTGATCCTCCTTACAATGTTTGTTCAATCACCACTATTTATGGACTTAATAGTCTCTTCCAAAGTAATCTTGAAAATCTCCTTGATTCCTTACCTTCTAAAGCTTTTGTCTCCCACTTTGACAATACGTCCATTGGAAATGGCCTAGACAGAGTTAATGGTGCTTTTCTGTGCCTCAATTATGTTACAAATGACCAATGCAGAAACTGCATATCTACAGCAGCATACGATGTCAAGAAACTTTGTCCAAACATGAATGAAGCCATCGTGTGGGAGGAAGAATGCCAAATTCTCTATTCTAATGAAACATTCTTAGGCCATTTGAGTACTACAGCTGAGATTTAGATCTGTTCTGAACGATGCCCTGCAGAACCTTATCAAACAGGCAGCTTTCAATTCTTCAACTGACATGTATGCCACCAAACTAGTAGTCTTTACAGATACAGATATCTTATATGCTCTAGTGCAATGCACTCCAGACTTGTCACCAGATAACTGTAGTATATGCCTTCAGACTGCCACAACAGAAATCTTAGCAGTCTATTATTTTTCACGGGGCGCTAGGATTCTCAGTCGTAGTTGCTATCTAAGGTATGAGTTCTACCCCTTCTATGAAGGCGCAACTGAGCCCCAAGCTCCTGTTTCTCCACAAAATCCAGGGACAAGGAAAGGCAAGTATTTGTAGACAGTCAAAATCTTTACCATGATAGTTTTCATTAAATGAAATGAGATTAATGATAACCAGCAAATGaagtttttgatttttattcatGTGCTTTTTCAAATGCAGATGGAAGAAGGAAAACAGGGATGATTCTAATCATTACAAGTGTATCAGTATCTTTGGTTGTGGCAACTTTGGCTTTCTATGTCTATTGTCTAGCAACGaggaatggaaagaaaaaaggtaATGATTGTACTAatgtatattttcataaataattgtGGTTTCTCTCTGCCTCATGGATCCCCTTGTTATTGACACACCCCCTTCTCTTGCTTTTGTTTCAGAGAGAAAACAATATCTAAATCGAGAAGTTCAATTACCTGATATTCACGACCCCAGTTACACAGGTCCATCTCAATTTCACGGAAGGAAAAGTCTGAATTCTCAGGAATTTCCCTTTATTGATTTAGCAACTATACATGAAGCTACTGACAACTTCTCTGAATCGAAAAAGCTCGGACAAGGTGGTTTTGGTCCTGTTTACAAGGTAAAAAATGACTTCTAATTCTAATTAGTTGAATGTTGAGAATTACCCTTGTGTTTTCTCTTCTTTAGGGTGTATTGCGTGATGGCAAGGAAGTAGCAGTTAAGAGGCTTTCAAGCGATTCTGAGCAAGGTTCAGAGGAATTCACAAACGAAGTTCTGCTAATAATGAAACTTCAACATAAGAATCTGGTCAGGCTTTTGGGCTTTTGTGTGGACAGGGAGGAAAGGATGCTTGTCTATGAATATATGCCCAACAGTAGCTTAGATGTCTTCCTCTTTGGTTTGTATACATCATTTTGCTCTCTCTAAGCTCTTAATTTTgggtttgaatttatttttgttcaaattcaATACTAAAAGGCTTGCTTTAAAGTGAAACTGTCATTTTTACTTTGTATTCTTAGATCCAAGGAGACGTGCACAACTTGATTGGAGCAGACGGCTTAATATTATTGGTGGAATTGCTCGAGGGATTCTTTATCTTCACGAAGATTCTCGACTTAGAATCATTCATAGGGACCTAAAAGCAAGCAATGTGCTATTGGACTGTGATATGAACCCAAAGATCTCTGACTTTGGAATGGCAAGGATATTTGGAGGAAGTGAAGGTGAAGCTATCACGGCTACAATAGTTGGAACACAGTAAGTGCTTAGTGATTAATTTTCAGTAGATTTCCTTGCTGGTGATTGACTGTCTAAACAATAGCTTGTACTGatctttttcaagaaaatacCCATCACCATGCTATATGCTTAGCCCTGGCCATCCCCAACTTTGATTTCATCCCTTCTTCTTTGGATAGTGGATATATGGCTCCAGAGTATGCTATGGAAGGGCTATATTCCATTAAGTCTGATGTTTTTAGCTTCGGAGTTCTCTTGCTTGAGATCATAACTGGGAGGAGGAATTCTGGCTTCCATCTCTCCAAGCGCGCTCCTAGCCTCATATCATATGTGAGTTTATCTGGATTAACTTAAACTGTACTTCTCCAGATGATACTGCTGTTTTAAGTTTtgctttaggctatgtttggttcccagaaaatttgaaggaaaatgcaagggaaagaaaatacaaaggaaaagtaaaaggaaaaaaaaaaaaaagattaaaagttgataaattatttttttgttacttcaaactcattttatttattttaactcattaatataaagattaaataatttaaaaatatataagcttttaattagttttaattatatttgattttctttgatatttttcatatgacaaccaaacatgaaaaaatcattttcctttacattttttttctttccttagtattttccggaaccaaacataaccttagtctGACCCCACTGCATGATGCTGTAGGCATGGCAACTATGGAATGAAGGAAAGGGGTTGGAGTTGATGGATCCATTATTGACTGAATCATGCTGCCagaatgaatttttgagatgCTACCATATTGGATTACTATGTGTTCAAGAAGATGCATTTGACAGGCCAACCATGTCATCCGTTGTTGTCATGTTGAAAAGTGAAACTGTAACCCTTCGCCAGCCTGAACGACCTGCCTTCTCCATTGGGAGATTCACTGACTGCGATGAAAAAAATGTCTGTGGTTGTTCTGTCAATGGTTTGACAGTTTCAAATATTGGGCCTCGCTGATGGAGCTGGTGAACAAGTACACAATTTCATCATATTGTGGACCAATATACACTAATATTGTTATCTGGAGTTTAATCCTATTAGTCTTGTATAATGCAGAAAAGAGCCCTTTCATGAATACAATTGATCTCAGTTCCAGTTTCTAACTTGATTTTTGAAGGATAATTCATTTCAATCAACTGAAATGTTCCAAAGATTTCAAACAAGATCACCCACAATTTGTTCCATCACTCTTATGAGGGTCTATATTACAGTACAGCCAGTTGTGCTTTTCTGTTCAACTCTGTCAATAGGAATTGTATTTACCTTCTATCTTAACGACTAACTGTTCTTTTGTTAGGTAAAGAAAAGCAGAATAGGATAAGAACCAAACTCATATTTCTATGAAATGCACAATTATCAGGCAACAGGTTGTATTTGACTTCAGGAAAAGTGACCTATAGCTATTTTGATCTTCTCATGTATAATAAAACAGATTACGGATGATGACAAACGAACACATTTCTTAAATGCAATGCAAAGTGCACCACAAAAGCCATTAAGCAGCCTCTTGCAGATATACACAACATCATAATCCACCATATGATCCAACAAGGCCAAGACAGGGATTTATATTCATTGTAAACCACAGAAGCATAGCCAGCaacaatcaatttaaaatatccAATGGTGCTTGACGTTGGcagaattaattaagaaatattattaGTTGATTGATCTTTCCATGAAGCTGACTTAGGCTGGTTTTGTGATTCTTTAGAACCTCGTTCTCAATTTATCCTAAATCTAGCACTTGGGTTTGGTCAATGGTATTTGTTCTTGCAGCAtattgtcacggacttagtcgtttactaagctcgtgcgacacttaggcaagtcaagatgcttgatcttgctaagtcagccttgatccccaatgcttagcttgctcggctaagacactcgcgactcgaaagcttaagaagcttagtaggccactccttaaagaatggaagctctttattgctcaaagaagcctttacaagtgttttggatgctcacttgcttggttaggaagtgatttgggtggtgccttggccaaatgaggccctcacctatttataggcaccaagggaactctctagaaccttggagggttccttacaaatcaagaatattctagaactccctacactaatctatgtatatccttatgtacaagaaatctctagaattctctagaaagctcTGGACTTCTCTCAtaccttccaccatagtgtagagatgtgtggacatctctaagcatttctagaaccttccacactcttcccaccaatggcttagtgtagatggctccaggagtctccagaagcttccctcctcttatataagcccatggggagggtcatttgaagcatcctgtgacactctcccccaccgaTGCCGTCGACGTCCTCGTCGTTGCCTCGTTCTGAAACCGctcgatgtgtttccagaactttctcaaggcatccgcatgttcccagcttacctgcctcttgggtagtcctttccatcggactagatactctatcacaggagggaccccttgtctcctggtgacccgttcagccaggatattcttcacctccttctcccgtgaggctccagatggatgcagacccgtgcactttcgatgcttagagtgctgcttcctcttacccattgagttcacctttcccttggtgacctcttccatgtgtgtgcgggctacctcagctcgctcccctttttcctcctttacttgcacccctgctagtaaggaggtcttaggcgtactaggcttcgggttgaattggagggcacctagtagctgcattgagcccatacgtgcttcgtcctcctgctccctttcctcgatcatggcactaagcgccttcctctttgggcaatcccgtgcccaatgtggaccgtcacataggaagcatttgGT is from Vitis riparia cultivar Riparia Gloire de Montpellier isolate 1030 chromosome 10, EGFV_Vit.rip_1.0, whole genome shotgun sequence and encodes:
- the LOC117923607 gene encoding pentatricopeptide repeat-containing protein At1g09220, mitochondrial-like, with product MTLNRTIKQAAHLQRRNLLSLLLQQQTRRSAMQQLHSHLITTGAHSHCMDVTSWNVLLRHYSLGIFPQEAFLLFRHLRLHHVYPPLSFDSFSFSFLLKACANLQHREGGLQLHALTLKLGFEFHVYVHTVLLNVYAACGAFLEAKQMFDEMPVRNSVTWNVFITGLAKRGELHLARSLLDEMPMPTVVSWTTIIDGYTRMNQPKQALALFLTMFLDEGIKPTEITLLAIFPAISNLGALEICQLIHTYGEKSGLNASDIRIRTSLLDTYAKCGCIESASRVFGEIAAKSRNLVSWTSIISAFAMHGMAKEALENFERMQKECLKPNRITFLSVLNACSHGGLVEEGLKFFTKMVNKYQISPDVKHYGCLIDMLGRAGRLDEAEKMALEIPDYVVNVVIWRTLLGACSFHGNVEMGARVTRKILEMERKYGGDYVLLSNIFAGVGRFWDVERVRRLMDERNASKVPGLSFF